GCCACtcaattttacatcttttaagGGGTCCATtactccattttctttcttttaatatatatatattttcacgaTGAGTCCtcaaattatggtttttattttaaattaatcctcaaactttaaatattttaattacaccTTTAAACCATCAGTATTATATCAATATagttttaactattaaaatcgTTAACTTAACCATTATATTTGGAAGTTAAATCTGACATCATATTTACCAATTAACTTAATGATTTTAGTAGTGAAAAGGCCTTATTGATATAATCTTGATAgttaaaatatagggactagtttAGAATGtcctaactttttttttttaaaatcagtATTTAgtataattacatattattaattaaattatttaaataattaaaataatacatacaGCAAATGGGCCTGGCCTCCCACTCACACAAACATAGCGCCAATAAAAAGGGCACGAGGGTTCTTTTCAAAGCCGTGCTTCGTCTTTCCTCTCCTCTCCACAAAACAGTTGAAAATATCTCTCTCTTCACTTTCTTCTCTTTTCAACGCAGGGTGAAAGGCGGGGAGGCCGTAGACAATCTCTCTTGCGCTCTTCTCGTAGGTAAAAGCATTTTACTCAtaaatatctctaaaatatCAGACCTGCTGTTCTCCATTTTGGCTTTTACCTCTTCTGCTTGATATATACTCTTTACTCAAGTTTTAGTTTACCGTACATAACTTAGATCTGTTTATTCTCCGTCCCTTttggtttgaaataattttgctcACGTTTGATCTGATCTGGAAAGCacattgctttttcttttcagatCTATCGGTATTTACTgctcctttttctcttttagtgCAAATCGGTGGTGTGGAAATCTATAAAACTTGATATTTAACCCTCGTTTACAGTTAGATTCTTCAGATCTGTTTATTTTGCTTAGTGGTCCTGTATCTGCGTTGTCAAAGATTGTAATATATAGTTGATTGCTTTGCGTTGTTTTTTGGTGCTCTGCCATTTACCTTATCTGCTTGCATGCATATGCATATGGTTGATCAGGTGAAATGTCTTCATTTTTGGTGTTCTGTAACTTCGTTAGTATATTGAATAATATAGTAGTATAGCTATCTATACGTGCCAGACTACGTTATCTGCTTGTAATTTCCAGTACCATTTAGAATAGGGATAATGTAACTTTTGGCCCTTGAACTTGGCAAGTAGTTCAATTTTGACccttgaacttgaaaattgttatttatttaaacacgTTCTGTTAATGACcctgaaaaaaaaagggattatGTAACTTTTGGCCCTTGAACTTGGCAAGTAGGTCCACATTGGCTGCTGAACTTTTTTTGGTCCATTTTCAtccctaaacttgaaaaatataaaagtttgatgatgGGGCACTcttaagtttgaaaaataaaattttttagatGATATGTGGTACAATCTtagggtgttatatttattgttttaataatcaAAGTCATGGTTGAACAGGTTAGACTTCTAGTTCTTGATTCAATCAGTTTGACTGATTTGATCTTTGAactaacaataattaaataaataattaaaaatccttaaaaaaagtaaaaataaagataaaaccaGATTTCCTTggctttttagattttaatgaatttttaattaattatttaaatattgttggTTTGACAGTTTGAACTGCTTGAATGAATTTTGGACGAAAACCCGTTCTGCCATCGGTTGGGTTATATGAGATTTTGAGATTgtaccttaattttttttatttacctgaTGTAGTGGCACAACCTCAAAGTGCAATTTTGTCGAACTTTAGATTTTTCATGTACAGGGATCAAAATGGATTTAGTTTTCAAGTTCAAAGTAGACCAAAAAAATATAGGTATCAAAGTAAACTTAGTTGTCAAGTTTAGGGGCCAATGTAGAAGTACTTGCTAAGTTCAAGGGTTAAAACTTACATTATCCCTTTTTTTCATGCTCATTAACAGAATGAGCTTGAATGAATAACGATTTTCAAGTTTGGGGGTCAAAGTGGatcaaaaaaaagtttaagggcaAATGTGGACATATCTCTTTAGAATATTTTGATTGGCATTGTGGCTCAGCatatggtttaatttttttctactaATAGTGGTTATTACATGTTTTCTGCTTAAAATTGATCGGATAATTAAGTTGAATTGACGAGTTGTTCTAAGTACTTGGGTGTGTTTTGTTATACCTGCAGGATATTCCATTAGTTTGCTTTGTTGCACCTTTCCCTTTAATTGTTTTACGTTACCATGCATGAATTGAATGACTGATATGTTTGTAGATGATTTTGCCCTATTTTGTGTAACACATTTCTACTTTTGTATTTCATTGTACTTTTTTTTGTATGTTAATGTGCTCATTTGCATTCTTGCGTGGAAATCAGAATGGATCAGATTCAACATCCAACTGTCATGCAGAAGGTAGCTGGCCAGCTCCTTTCTTCTAGCATTTCCCGAGATTTTCAAGGGTATGATGGGTCTTTCAGGAGGCCTTCCCTATACCAAGGACATTTTGCATATGGGAATTATTCCAATGCTGGAATGCACTATCCTATTGTTCCATCAACAGCTACCGCCATTTGTGTTCAAGCCCCTGCAGAGAAAGGATTTACCAGCTTTGCCATTGATTTCCTCATGGGTGGAGTTTCTGCTGCTGTGTCAAAAACAGCTGCTGCTCCGATTGAGCGTGTTAAGCTTTTGATACAGAACCAGGATGAAATGATCAAAACTGGTAGGCTCTCTGAGCCCTACAAGGGTATCGCTGATTGTTTCAAGCGAACAATGAAAGATGAAGGAGTGGTTTCTTTGTGGAGGGGAAACACTGCTAATGTTATTCGTTATTTCCCCACTCAGGTAAGCACTtgtagcttcttctttttttttgttaatcttTGGTTTTgttgttgaatattttttattgcttgAATGTTTTATGCTGATTGTTTTGTTCATTTTGCAACAGGCCTTGAACTTTGCTTTCAAGGACTACTTTAAGAGGCTTTTCAACTTTAAGAAAGACAGGGATGGTTACTGGAAATGGTTTGCTGGAAACTTGGCATCTGGAGGTGCAGCTGGTGCTTCTTCCCTTCTTTTTGTCTACTCCTTGGATTATGCTCGAACCCGTCTTGCCAATGATGCAAAGGCTGCAAAGAAAGGAGGAGAGAGGCAATTCAATGGCCTTGTTGATGTCTACAGGAAGACCTTAAAATCTGATGGTATTGCCGGTCTTTACCGTGGTTTCAATATTTCATGTGTTGGAATCATTGTTTACCGTGGTCTATACTTTGGAATGTACGACTCCCTGAAGCCAGTGCTTCTCACTGGAGATCTGCAGGTTGGtatgatgtttaaatttgtGTAAGAGGTTTTTCACTTTATAACTGTGACATTGATCACAATTCCCACTGCACTGCATTCTATGTTAAATTTTGTGTCATATGGTCTATTTGCTTATTAGATGGTATATATTTTtctacattaaaattttactagcACAATGGTTTTAATAACTCTTACCAATATCTGATTGAGCTTGTAATGCCTACTTCAATAATGTAATGTTGTAATGACATCTTGCTCTCTGTTTCCCTCTGAATATTACAGGATAGTTTCTTTGCTAGCTTTGCTCTTGGTTGGCTCATCACAAATGGTGCTGGTCTTGCATCGTACCCAATTGACACTGTGCGTAGAAGAATGATGATGACCTCTGGTGAAGCAGTGAAGTACAAGAGCTCACTCGATGCATTCTCTCAGATCTTGAAAAATGAGGGAGCCAAGTCTTTATTCAAGGGTGCTGGAGCTAACATCCTTCGTGCTATTGCTGGTGCTGGTGTGCTTGCCGGATATGACAAGTTGCAGCTCATTGTGTTCGGAAAGAAGTACGGATCTGGTGGTGCTTAAtatctctttttcaatttttatttgtttatgtttagaTGGTGATGAAAAGCTCGACTACCCAGAAATTTATTTCGGCCAAAAACttcaataaataattctaatttaGTGAGAGAGATGAGAGAGGGggttttaaaccctaaactatttATATTCTCAGATGGAAATTTTGATTAAGAAATACTGGTGGCTAATGCCCCCAGCCCCTGTcggatttttatttgttttgatatttgGAAGTTCTAGTTCTGTTTTAATGTGGGATGTCATCCTCATTAGTGATTATATTTTCCTTGATATCATCAATGATAATTGTTTAATGGCCGGCAATTAGCGCGTGTTTGAAGAATTCCTTGTGCTAAAAGTCTTGTCCGAAAAAGCTATCTAAGGTCCCTTAGGGTTTAGTAGTGCCAagaaattatttgtatttaaaaaaaagaaatgttaaaatttttagcttgtctttttttaaaagcattggtgttaaattatatttttattttttaataacatAGTACTTTTTCTACTTAACTATAAATAtgctaaaattattaattattttttaaaataataaaatatgtcaatatttaattacaaatatttaatggttatatttaaatatttaaaatataatttatatattctaattaaaatttataaataattaatgtttattgtttaaaaatatttaaaatttatatttcatgtattaaaatattaacaagttataataaaattattttataatcttactaaaacataataatattaattaatttaaatattatttaaataaatatttgttaattaatagtaatatgtctaaaataaacattttatttttaaaagcatattttaacaACAATATTAAACACtcaaatcttaaattaaattttttaaaataattcttaaaaacactttttcacgataattttcataaatacttttaagaaacattactaattattttcaaagtttgcAAGAGAAGTAGGAGTTTATGGATTGACCTTAagctcaatttttaaaaaaattcaagagttCAGGTCATGCTTGGTTCAGTTTTCCTAGGTGAGTCGTTTCTGtaattattactaataaaaatatttatttaaaattaattataaaatacatcaattttgatatgatattattttatttttttgagtagTGACTCATGTCCGCTGGTTGGTAGTTTAAAACTTAACATAATTATGCTATTACAATATTGGTAGTAGGGTTTATATACGTTTAACTTGTATCTAGTTGGGTTTATTTAAACCTAATTGGTTCTTGATGGAAACTATTAACTAAACTAATACATGGCTGTCGTCCACTTATGTACTGACAGCCAATAGCCAGACCTAATCTGCTACCAACTGTAATTATCTAACACCTTCCATCCAACAAAATGCCTCAGTTaccttcaaaattttgttgTCTTGCTCTCATTTCCAAAAAGACAACAATATCAAGTTTTAGCTTGTTAACTCTTCTAATCACCTTGCATtgttttaaatcattcaaaccCGTTTCTGTTCCACACTAGCAAAATCTCATGTTATAGAGGAGTTAAGAGTCCCTTTAGATGCCCATTGCGCCCCTTCCCTTGCCTCTTCCTTCCATCCAGATTCTTTATCTTAGGTTTAGTTTTGCTACTAACTCAGGCACTCCTGTAGCTGCAACTCTTTCCCTAGAGGACTCATCTATTTCATTAATTACTGCCTGCAGAACTTCAAGTATGTTAAAAAGTTTCCTTATTCAGCTACTAATTCATGACTCTTCTTCATTCTGTTCTATTAACTCATTTCTCTTTTACATAAtcttttttaaaagatatttttaatagtGGGGTAGTAACTAAGCCTTTAAGGTTTGAAGCAACGACCAAGCCATTTGGACTAACACAGAAACATCCATAGACCCACATGCGTTTCTCTTCCTTGGCTATGCAAACACCTCACTCCAAATTTGATTCGATTTCTCTTAAAGAGCTCATGAATGAACAAGCAaagcagaaaaaagaaaatatataccATTTGTTCCTCTTCGAAAAAACCGTGTATCCCTTTGAAAAAAAACGTCTATTTtcctaaataatttattaaaagaaccattctcataaaaaaaagaaaaagggaaagaaattaAGGGTTTCAACTCCCATGTAGCTTCTTTTACATTACCATTGATTTTTGTCCCATGCTTAATGCTTCAGTTGTGTGGTAAGGTTTATAGCCAGATGGTGTTTGAAGTCTGAAATCCGGCTCTCCTTTCAATGACCTTTtggttttttatgattttattattttattattaatataatataaattttaaagttataataaattttaactctttatattttgatatttattattttaattttaatttttaaaatttaattcttaatcatctaattcttttactttactttacataaaatataaattaaaaataaaaaattatctttaaaaaaaatggtgtaaataaattaaagtgtttCGACTAAACTGACGTTAAATCttataaaatcactaaaaagTAAATCAACGAAAACCAAATCATCTTATATAAATCATCTCAACCTCAgtttatataaagaaaaagacaaaagacAAAAAAGAAGTGAACATAATGATTTTGAGTTTTAGGTATTTTCACTCTTAGTAgatttttaatcaaaaaattatctaataaattaaaaggtcataaatcaaatcaaaagtaCAAAGGGAGTTTAAAATTATAAGCCAATCTGAACCCATTCTTCTTTCGTATGATTATATGAATGATTCCCtcaaactcaaaacaaatgcaGATGAAACGGGTAGCCATTAATGCCACCTTTGGCTTCGGGTGGGGATGACTGACTACCAAATGAAGTCAAAAAGCCCCTTTTCCCCTATGCTAAACCTGTTTCCTTTATGCATTTGGTATCATTGTTAGAAGCAAGACCCGGAGAATGAGAAAAGCAAAATCTTTTTTAAGCTTTATGGTACTAACTACTAAACACCTTTTCCACCATTCCTGGCTCAAAAACCACTCCCACCATTCAACATATCTATATCAAATATACGCAATCCCCAAAGTTTGGAGCTAACGAAATTTAACTTAAGGCGGCTATTCTAAGGGCTAATTTGAAAAACCAACAGCTCCCCATTTAAGGAGCATGgagaacatattaaaaatatctaCTTGTTTAAAATCTGTTCAACAACAAAAGAGAGGTACATGCATGCATGATCAAATTATACAtatcaagtttttattttatttttgaactaaGGCTGAGGCTGAGGCTGCTCTTTGCCTTTCCATTCCATTCCGTTCCTTCGTGTTGTTTAGAGTGTTTCCCTTTGACACATTGCTTCACAAATTGTTTGATTCCTTTCTTGTGCCCCTTCTTCTCAACATGGACCGCTTccctcttcttctcttcttccaaTTCTTCCTCCAATTGCACACACAGCTGATTCAAATCAAAAACCATCGTCAGACCACTAGTTACACATGCATCATATATCATACCATATGATTTAATAATACCTTGAGTAGCCGGTCCTCTACTTGGTCCAGCCTCTGAAGGAGCGTTCCTTTGAGCTGAGTCTCCACCATGACATGATCAATGGGACGACAGTACTTCTCCAGGGACTTGGCGGTTGGGGAGAAATCGATAGATGAAGGATGACCCTCCGTACATGTGCTGCCCAACGTCCCACTTGATGGGGTGGATGCGCTAGAGCTCCTTGGGCTTGGAGACCTGTTATAATTACCATTACCATGGCTCCCTCTCATTTCCTCCAACTGCCTTACCTGATCATTCATATCAATATATTATCAAAGCCATGCAGCATGCAAATGAAAaaccaactcaattaaacacCAAGATTATAACACCATACCATGTTGTCTACTCGATCTAGTCTAGACAGAACCGGTTCTTCACCAACGATACCCATCCAGATATCCAGTTTGGTTTTCACGGGAAATGATGTATAATGAATTTGGTGACCAGGAGAGCAGTCGTTCGAGATGTCTTAACAACAAGAGTGATAATgttagaaatatatattataactatAGATGCAATCTATATTATTACACGTGGGAGCTTCCTAGCAAAGTGTAGGATGTGGCATGATTCTAGTGTTGCACGTGTTAGAGCAACGGGGACCATAACCATATTGTCAGGAATTCATGATGGATAACgataaatgataaattacaCGTCGTCATGCAATGAATGCAAGGTGACCACGTGCCATTGCAGACCATATCTGTCTTGTATGTATGTTTGTATGTATGTTATGTACGTGCCTATAACTGTACGTATGGGCTGATGCTATTGCTAGACAAAGCCAGCCAAATACCAAGAATACTACTAGTAAACTTTAAAGTAGTTTTTGCATGTAGTTGCCAGGCCCTGGAATGTAATGAACTAAAGATCCTTCTTGCTTCATCAAACAAATAGCATGAGGTTGATGTTTAAAAGCAACATTtgtgatctaaataataattgttGGTAATGCAAAATTGTTGAGAATTTAGTGGAGGTTGTTGACGATTTTGTAGAGATGTGGTTATGgatctttttataaaattgtccATGCTTTTTTACCGTATCACCCTTCTattactagtataaatagaggaTTAGTTTCCTCATTTTTTACAAACTGAATAGAGAAAAGAACAATTCTCTCTGAAAACATTCCTCTCCTCCACTTTCTGTGTGTTTTctttacaaactagtcattTTTGTTCCCTaataattttagggaaaattctGTTTAGGAGTTTGGATTTTAAGCAGGACCAATTATGACCCTTCTAAATTTTCCTGGGAATTGTTCTTATTGTGATTTCTCGAGAAGAATAATACCAATTGAGTTCCATCTTCTATATTCGTTTGTACGAATATCGAAGGATTGTGTTGACCGCTTCTGGGcgtactaacgtccagagtgtgaatactgtaaTAAGATATAGAAATATGAGGCGACATCCGAAAGTATAcgggtcgagttgtaatatagtttttacaatgGGGTATGTGGATACTCTGAGGATCCTACCCAAGGGAGGTGAGTGCTAGGTCAATTCTAATCTAAACACTAGAAAGatttaattagtactttaaattagTTAGAGtacgaaaacataaaaatggttgtttaagggtttttataataataaaacaaagtaacaaaaaagaaatagacTTCAAGAGATAGAAAGgtagaataaatcaaatcttgattttgggtgattagctcacttcggTAATCTCCATCAACTGTCATTTCGGGTTCTTCGTCGATCAACTAGTCGCTACTCTGGTAGCTTcttccgatcttccactaacataaggAGTCAATAAGAACTgcttatcttccgacctcacagtctagactgGCTTGGGGTGATGGTGTTCATGGATGGGTCATACcatttttgggttaattcccaccttgatggcTTCCCAGGATTGTCAAACCTAGGGTTTatttcacgttcttcctttcccaaataaTTGATCcgtgagtaaccctacaaaacagttaacAGATCATtcatccactcgttaatcccCTATaaagggattagttcctcatggctttcatagATAACATAAAATCGATGTAAAGAGaaagcatgctaattaaatCAATAAGATAGAGTAAATGAAATAGCCTAATTATATTAAGATTAATAGCAAATCCATAGAGTTTGAATGCTTCCACAATTCAGATCTCTTGAAATCAACAAGAACAACTAAACTAAATCTAAAATCTAATAAtgaaatactaaattaaattttacacaGAGAATTTAGGCTAAAGGAATGATGTCCATAACAAGTGAAAaataagcctatttatagccttcaggtggtcgtcgtccttaaccctaggttagttgaTGTTCCCGagctttaaatttaattatgcagaccaaaatgcccctgctttgtgttttatttacatCACAGAGTTGATGTCGTGACACATCAGGACCTGTTTCGCGACAGAGATGACAATATACTCCTTCTTGAGACGTCTTCAGGGGTATTTCACGACACCCTTAGTCCGTGTCGTGACATCAAAGGCAGATTTGAGTTTTCTCTATTTTGTTccttatgttgcgacatcaagtCATCCGTGTTGCGACATAGCGACCAATATTCGTTTAacatgccttctaatggtctcctgcacacttacaaagtgtgttagctcacccttaggcctcatttggcccctgaggttaataaaagactcaatctacacattttattgaatataaataaaactaagaaaacttaactaaaacataacaaaaatgcttgtattcaagctccttaaatacgaaaactagtttaatttgctacaccgAATTATGAAAGATCATGTGTTAACCTTGGGGGAGACGACGTCCATTACACGATTACACCGATCAAGGGGGATTCATTTCTAAGGTAGTGGATTTACCATGGTATAATAATTTCTGACttcatatttaatcatttatttatttttataattagtgCTAATAGATTGGTTTTGCTGTAGATTATATTTCCAACAATTTAGAAACGAATTACTACTTAAACATGTCTACCTCGATCAACAAACCACAAGCACATGTAGTCGAAAATCCAGATGACTTTATAGCTGTTGTGGTTTCCGAAGTAAACATGGTCAAAAATAGCACCAAGTGAATTGTAGACATAGATGCCTCTAAACATTCTTATGGCAACAGAGAAATATTCACCGAATTTGAAAAGGTAACTGAAGGTGAGCAAGTCTACATGGGCAATTCAAGCACTTCGGAAGTACTCGATAAAGGAAAAATTTTACTCAAACTCACTTCTGGTAATACTTTGGCATTGAATAATGTTCTATATGTACTTGCCTTTCAAAGAAATTTGATTAGTGGTGGTCTATTGAATAACACAAACATTAAAATAGTCTTTGAATCCAATAAGCTTATACTTTCTTGAAACGAGATTATATAGGGAAAGGTTATTTATGTGGGGGCTTATTTATGATTGAGActatgtttaataataaaaataaagttatcaCTTCTGcttatatattattgaattgtttgataTGTGGCATGCTAGATTAAAACATGTGAATATACATTCTTTGAAGAAACTTGTAAAAAATGAATCTATTGCCTAATTTAGATAACAGTAGCCTTAATAAATGTGAAATCTATGTTGAAGCCAAGAGTGCTAGACCTTCCTTAAATCCTATCACTGATAGAAAAactaaacttttgaaattagTTCATATTGATCTAGCAAACTTTAGAAACACAGAAAGTAAAAATGGGAAATGCTACTATATTACCTCTGTAGATGACTACTCTAGGTATACAAAAGTCTATCTTTTAAGAACAAAAGATGAAGCTGAACAAACATTTCTACTTTATAAAGCAAAAGTAGAAATCCAacttgatagaaaaataaaatgtgttaGATCCAATAGAGGGGGCAAATATGACATTAACTTCATAAATAGGTTTGATAGAAATATagaattatacatgaatttttcGCCCTCTATtttccacaacaaaatggtataactgaaaggaaaaatataactttaaaagaaatgatgaatGCTTTACTCCTTAGTTCTGGTTTACTTGATCACATGTGGGGGGAGGCTGTACCTACTACGAATCACATCCTTCATAGAGTgtctcataaaaaaattaaattgtaccCCATACGAATTGTGCCTAATCTAAAATACTTGAAAGTGTGGG
The Gossypium raimondii isolate GPD5lz chromosome 8, ASM2569854v1, whole genome shotgun sequence DNA segment above includes these coding regions:
- the LOC105790568 gene encoding ADP,ATP carrier protein 1, mitochondrial, whose protein sequence is MDQIQHPTVMQKVAGQLLSSSISRDFQGYDGSFRRPSLYQGHFAYGNYSNAGMHYPIVPSTATAICVQAPAEKGFTSFAIDFLMGGVSAAVSKTAAAPIERVKLLIQNQDEMIKTGRLSEPYKGIADCFKRTMKDEGVVSLWRGNTANVIRYFPTQALNFAFKDYFKRLFNFKKDRDGYWKWFAGNLASGGAAGASSLLFVYSLDYARTRLANDAKAAKKGGERQFNGLVDVYRKTLKSDGIAGLYRGFNISCVGIIVYRGLYFGMYDSLKPVLLTGDLQDSFFASFALGWLITNGAGLASYPIDTVRRRMMMTSGEAVKYKSSLDAFSQILKNEGAKSLFKGAGANILRAIAGAGVLAGYDKLQLIVFGKKYGSGGA
- the LOC105790573 gene encoding uncharacterized protein LOC105790573 yields the protein MGIVGEEPVLSRLDRVDNMVRQLEEMRGSHGNGNYNRSPSPRSSSASTPSSGTLGSTCTEGHPSSIDFSPTAKSLEKYCRPIDHVMVETQLKGTLLQRLDQVEDRLLKLCVQLEEELEEEKKREAVHVEKKGHKKGIKQFVKQCVKGKHSKQHEGTEWNGKAKSSLSLSLSSKIK